In the Triticum aestivum cultivar Chinese Spring chromosome 2B, IWGSC CS RefSeq v2.1, whole genome shotgun sequence genome, CCCTCCAACAGAGATTAACACTCCTTAAGAGTGTAATCTTCGAAATACATCCTTGTCTCCAACTTGTTGTTTAATCTGTTCCCTTTGACCTTACTTTTGTGGGTGTGCTTGCTAGCTAATTGTTGCTCTTGCTTAACTTGTGTAGCTAGCTTTCCATTGCCATATAGGTTGTTTTTACCATTGTTGCATTTCTATAGAACCTATTTTATCCCCCAGAGTCTCTAAATTTCACCGCCTAAAGAGAAAAATGGTGAAGGGTTAGATAGTGGTTTGGGTTTTTTAACACTTTAGGAAAATACGCAAATCACATACGCAAGGAATGCTTTTCATAATAGGCCCTCTGTACCATGATATATGACGTTTAGTAGTTCAATACCCAGATAGGATCGTAGCCTGTATGTGCTGCCAGTCAGAAAACCTCAGGGCTCTGTGTGTTGTTGTTTGTCAGGTTCAAGGCAAAGAACGAGTCAGCTCATTGATAAAAAAAGCTCCTTTTAATCCCGATCATACACTGGAAGCAGTTAGAGGTGCTTTTGCATCTCAATTACGTACTTGACCAAATACCAGAGAAGCTCAATTTAGGCCAATCGTTGGCAAACCAATCTGATGCGCAGGTATTACTTCGGAACCAGTAGGGAGTTGAACTAACTGATGACATTGAGTCACAGTGCGTGTCACTACGTCAATACCAGCTTCTCATCAAACTGGCCTGACCATCACCAACTCCAAACAGAACAGAAGTCGCTTTGCTTAATCTGGCCAACCACCAACCTAATCACACCCCGATCTACCCATCATGTTATCCTGCATAAATATGCATGCATGATCCCTGTTGTCTGCACCAAGCAAGCTGAGAACCAATCCTGCACCCAATTACCCAGAAATCGGAGAGCACACTGCACACAGCTTCCTGAAATGGCTGTCAGCAGCTGTAGCTTCTTGGCCATTGCCATGGCCCTCGCTCTCCTTAGCGGCCACATGGCCCACGCCGGCCGCCTCCTGGCGGACACCACGGAGGCAGCAGCGCCCACTGCAACGCCTGCCGCTGTCTCGGGCATCCCCGCACCGAAGCCGCCCGTGCCCACCATGCCTACAATGCCACCAGTGCCAACCGTACCCGCGCTCGCCACACCGCAGGTCACAGTGCCGCCGATGCCGGCCGTGCCCGCGCTCACTGTCCCGCAGCTCACGGCGCCCCCCATGCCGGCCGTGCCCGCGATCACCGTGCCCCAGGTCACGTTGCCGCCCATGCCGGCCGTCCCTGCGCTCACCGTGCCCAAGGTCACGTTGCCGCCCATGCCGGCCGTCCCCGCGGTCACTGTGCCCAAGGTCACGTTGCCGCCCATGCCCGCAGTTGTTGTGCCGAAGGTGACGATGCCGCCAATGCCTGCAATTCCATCCATCTCCATCCCCAAGGTGGCATTGCCTCCGATGCCTTCCATTCCCACTGTGAACGTGCCGATGCCATTCCTtgcgccacctccttcagcatagGCACGAACCAGAGCACCGGGAGCGGGAATCTACGATGCTGGTTCAATGATTTTGGGAATGTTTACTTGATCATTTGATTTTGGCCATTTACCGTTGGCCAGCTTGTTTACATTGTGCGATTCCTATTTTGTTTTTGTGTTTGTGTAGTATGTAGTACTATTGGGCTTGTCAATGGccatctctttttctttctctttgtaCTGAGTTTTTACAATGAACATGTATGTCATTTTTATCACATTTACTGCTATGTACTTATTGAGCATTAGCCCCCCATGTGCGGTCTAACTCC is a window encoding:
- the LOC123046087 gene encoding protein PELPK2-like, with the protein product MIPVVCTKQAENQSCTQLPRNRRAHCTQLPEMAVSSCSFLAIAMALALLSGHMAHAGRLLADTTEAAAPTATPAAVSGIPAPKPPVPTMPTMPPVPTVPALATPQVTVPPMPAVPALTVPQLTAPPMPAVPAITVPQVTLPPMPAVPALTVPKVTLPPMPAVPAVTVPKVTLPPMPAVVVPKVTMPPMPAIPSISIPKVALPPMPSIPTVNVPMPFLAPPPSA